One genomic window of Medicago truncatula cultivar Jemalong A17 chromosome 1, MtrunA17r5.0-ANR, whole genome shotgun sequence includes the following:
- the LOC25484984 gene encoding uncharacterized protein produces the protein MATTSSNDEAKQNIFNELETITDEFDHPFTPDQIETIAKFICVDYDDRRLRIQGDIVSKYFDKTPQFLAFGYLDQMLEKLSQHTPLDMVEKHVEIFSFLIQELKGYFVGAVWLHKLESLVRENETYVRELEETQKQLKEIFNERLESIREEREQLLGDLQVRKVQLYCSEENISDQAFAEYLQNSEMIKGVFEKEMRKVQDTIEEIMSDVKPALTFKAKSKLLSLEFDIFSPTIIREKYTRSSSAYDKTGWLEGTSSGSQARFTL, from the exons ATGGCTACTACTAGTAGCAACGATGAAGCCAAGCAGAACATCTTCAACGAACTCGAAACCATAACCGATGAATTTGACCATCCCTTCACTCCAGACCAGATTGAAACTATTGCCAAGTTTATCTGCGTTGACTATGATGATCGACGTCTAAGAATTCAAGGTGATATCGTGTCAAAATATTTTGACAAAACTCCTCAATTCTTAGCATTTGGATATCTTGACCAAATGCTTGAGAAACTAAGCCAACATACTCCTCTTGATATGGTGGAAAAGCATGTTGAAATCTTTTCGTTCTTGATTCAAGAACTCAAAGGTTATTTTGTTGGAGCAGTGTGGTTGCATAAACTGGAATCTTTGGTACGTGAGAATGAAACATATGTTAGAGAACTTGAAGAGACGCAGAAACAACTGAAGGAAATTTTCAATGAGCGTCTTGAATCGATAAGGGAGGAAAGAGAACAGCTTCTTGGGGATTTGCAAGTAAGGAAGGTACAATTGTATTGTTCTGAAGAGAATATATCTGATCAAGCTTTTGCAGAGTATCTCCAAAACTCTGAGATGATTAAAGGTGTATTCGAGAAGGAGATGAGGAAAGTCCAGGATACTATCGAGGAGATTATGTCGGATGTGAAACCTGCTCTAACTTTTAAAGCCAAGTCGAAACTATTGTCTCTTGAGTTTGATATATTTTCTCCCACCATTATTCGGGAGAAATATACAAG GTCATCATCAGCTTATGACAAGACTGGCTGGTTAGAAGGCACAAGTAGTGGAAGCCAAGCAAg GTTCACCTTATGA
- the LOC25484985 gene encoding receptor homology region, transmembrane domain- and RING domain-containing protein 2, giving the protein MGSSNLCFFFFSLVSLFAMAAAKVVLIGNNITLSFDDIEANFAPSVKGSGEYGALFLAEPLDACTELTNKARTLSNASSPFVLMVRGGCSFEDKVRIAQSAGYKAAIVYDSEDGGILVAMAGNSAGVSIHAVFVSKASGEILKKYTGLINVETWLIPTFENSAWSIMAISFISLLAMSAVLATCFFVRRHRIRRERPRTSSHVREFHGMSSRLVKAMPSLIFTSALEDNCTSRTCAICLEDYCAGEKLRILPCCHKFHAACVDSWLTSWRTFCPVCKRDARTGLADPPPSESTPLLSSTPSSAASSFVSSMRSSFASSSAIQIGSPSQSVSRNHSLVSTPYNQPSLRSYRQSPSLSFSRSSVDLRNASQRSLASHMNSPRSIGYPSLSSLNSRYLPSHIPSPSNASVSFLGSSSHQQHPLRYSESASSFSPFASANSLPEC; this is encoded by the exons ATGGGTTCCTCGAATCtttgcttctttttcttctctttggtgagtttgtttgctATGGCGGCTGCTAAGGTTGTGTTGATTGGGAACAACATCACTCTCTCGTTTGATGATATTGAAGCTAATTTCG CTCCATCGGTCAAAGGTTCTGGAGAATATGGAGCCTTATTCTTGGCAGAGCCGCTTGATGCATGTACAGAACTTACGAATAAAGCTAGAACTCTTTCAAATGCTAGTTCACCTTTTGTTTTGATGGTTAGAGGGGGGTGTAGCTTTGAGGACAAGGTTAGGATTGCACAAAGTGCTGGCTACAAAGCTGCAATTGTCTACGACAGTGAAGATGGTGGCATCCTGGTTGCAA TGGCAGGAAATTCTGCTGGTGTAAGTATACATGCGGTATTTGTTTCAAAAGCTTCGGGTGAAATACTAAAGAAATACACTGGTTTAATTAATGTGGAAACATGGCTCATTCCAACTTTTGAAAACTCAGCATGGTCTATCATGGCAATTTCGTTCATTTCCCTGCTAGCTATGTCTGCAGTGCTGGCCACTTGTTTCTTCGTCCGCAGGCATCGTATACGAAGAGAAAGGCCTCGAACTTCTTCTCATGTTCGTGAATTTCATGGCATGAGTAGTCGCTTAGTGAAAGCAATGCCAAGTTTGATTTTTACTTCTGCTTTGGAAGATAACTGTACATCAAGAACATGTGCCATCTGCCTTGAAGATTATTGCGCTGGAGAGAAACTCAGGATTCTGCCCTGCTGTCACA AGTTTCATGCTGCCTGTGTGGATTCTTGGCTTACTTCGTGGAGAACCTTTTGCCCAGTTTGCAAGCGTGATGCAAGAACGGGTCTGGCTGATCCACCACCTTCAGAATCGACACCTCTGCTGTCATCAACCCCGTCATCTGCAGCATCCTCTTTCGTGTCTTCTATGAGGTCATCATTTGCTTCATCTTCAGCAATACAAATTGGTTCACCGTCGCAATCTGTTTCTCGTAACCACTCTTTAGTAAGTACCCCTTACAATCAGCCATCTCTAAGGTCCTACCGTCAATCCCCCTCCCTAAGCTTCAGCCGTAGCTCCGTGGATCTTAGAAACGCATCTCAAAGATCTCTAGCTTCACACATGAATTCACCGCGTTCCATCGGTTATCCATCTTTATCATCTCTTAACTCAAGGTACTTGCCTTCACACATTCcaagtccaagcaatgcttCAGTAAGTTTCCTCGGTTCATCCAGTCATCAGCAGCATCCACTTCGATATAGTGAGTCAGCCTCAAGCTTCTCACCATTTGCGTCTGCCAACTCCCTTCCGGAATGTTGA
- the LOC25484986 gene encoding protein disulfide-isomerase 5-2 has protein sequence MRICFVIFCIVSLIHFCRAEPLSVDGKVLILDESNFDSAISSFDHILVDFYAPWCGHCKRLSPELDAAAPVLAALKEPILIAKVDADKHTSLARKHDVDAYPTILLFNHGVPTEYRGPRKADLLVRYLKKFAASDVSILDSDSAVNNFVEEAGTFFPVYIGFGLESSMIEKFGKKYKKNAWFSVAKDFSEDLMVTYDFDKIPALVSLNPLYNERNTFYGPFEDDFLEDFIKQNLIPLAVPVSYETLKLMKADGRKIVLTIVDDESEESSKELVKLLRAAASANRDLIFGYVGVKQLDEFADKFDTTTKLPKMVIWDKEDEYLSVVGSESIEAEDQGTQITKFLEGYREGRTVKKSFSGPSLMQFIHRSFDIRMVYIVVFMIAVLMLIQTLGSKGDDGEYQRVPNQDKVNQPSSSTSEGESKEYKEGDKED, from the exons aTGAGGATTtgctttgttattttttgtattgtttCATTGATCCACTTTTGTCGTGCTGAACCATTATCGGTTGATGGAAAGGTATTGATACTCGATGAATCCAACTTCGATTCCGCCATTTCATCCTTCGATCACATCTTGGTTGATTTCTACGCTCCTTGGTGTGGTCACTGCAAGCGTCTCTCTCCTGAG TTAGACGCGGCCGCGCCTGTACTTGCAGCCTTGAAGGAACCTATACTCATTGCAAAAGTAGATGCAGACAAGCATACTAGCCTTGCAAGAAAACACGATGTTGA TGCCTATCCAACCATTTTGCTGTTTAATCATGGTGTCCCAACTGAATATCGTGGACCAAGGAAAGCTGATTTACTTGTTCGTTATCTTAAGAAATTCGCTGCTTCTGATGTTTCCATCCTCGATTCAGATTCTGCTGTGAATAATTTTGTTGAAGAAGCTGGTACTTTTTTCCCAGTATATATAGGTTTTGGGTTGGAAAGTTCAATGATAGAAAAGTTCGGCAAAAAGTATAAGAAAAATGCATGGTTTTCTGTGGCAAAGGATTTTTCAGAGGATCTCATGGTAACATATGACTTCGATAAGATTCCTGCCTTGGTTTCCCTTAATCCACTGTACAATGAGCGTAACACATTTTATGGTCCATTTGAAG ATGATTTTTTGGAAGActttataaaacaaaatctcATTCCTTTGGCTGTGCCTGTATCCTATGAGACACTTAAGTTGATGAAAGCTGATGGTAGGAAAATAGTTTTGACTATTGTGGACGATGAAAGTGAAGAAAGTTCCAAAGAACTTGTTAAGTTATTGAGGGCTGCTGCATCTGCAAATCGTGACTTAATATTTGGTTATGTTGGAGTTAAACAGCTGGACGAATTTGCTGATAAATTTGATACTACTACTAAACTACCAAAAATGGTCATTTGGGATAAAGAAGATGAGTATCTTTCG GTAGTTGGTTCAGAAAGCATTGAAGCAGAGGATCAGGGAACACAGATCACTAAATTCCTAGAAGGATATAGAGAAGGAAGAACCGTAAAGAAATCATTTAGTGGGCCGTCGCTGATGCAATTTATCCATAGATCTTTCGACATTAGAATGGTGTACATCGTTGTTTTTATGATTGCAGTGCTAATGCTTATTCAAACCTTGGGTAGTAAAGGAGATGATGGTGAATATCAGAGAGTACCAAACCAAGATAAGGTTAATCAACCAAGCAGCTCTACCTCAGAAGGTGAAAGCAAAGAGTATAAAGAAGGTGACAAAGAAGactaa